Part of the Mastacembelus armatus chromosome 6, fMasArm1.2, whole genome shotgun sequence genome, attccATTAAACTCTTCATTCcattagtttttttctgtttcaaaaaaaaaaaaaaaaaaaaaaaatatatatatatatatatatatatatatataaacattctttaaaagccacaaaaataaaataataaatatggtATTCATAAATTTCTTTTCTTAGCCTAACATTGAGTGCAGTGTGAATAGTCAGTAGAATCAAGTCGTAAGTATCCACAGCTGGTTTGTGCTTACAGTGCAAACTTATTGCTGAAACCCCAAcgtttacaaaaaaaaaactacaggaCCTTAGTGTCCTCATCCCCCTGGTTGAGATACTAACTGTTGAAATGCAGAAATACATGCCATTTCTGGTGTCTTTCCCTtttaccttttgtgtttgtgtgtctgtgttccaGTTTGCTGTACATCTGGGCATTGCTAGAGGTTCCAGGGTCGTCATTTTGgagcaaacaggaaaaaacagcagataCAGAGATAAAGATGTGTGCGGTTTCTGTCCTGAAAGTCACTGCTGCATAGAAGGAGGACCAGAGGAACTGGACTCGGTCATTAACATGAGGGCTGCCTCCAAACAGCTTAAACAAGCAGGAACGGAAGTTGTTTATTCAAGAGATGCTGGCAGGTACAGGCTGACATCTGTTTCTGCACTGTGTTGACAGACTACAAGACTATGAGATCATTTTCTGCCTTCTTCCCAGGTACCTCTGTGATTTCGCGTATTACTGCTCACTGTACCATGGTCAGAGGAGAGCAGCGCTCATCCACGTGCCCTCGTCTGGCAGCCTGGCTTCAGCTGACAGGCTGATACCTCTGCTGCAGACCATCATCCAGACCATGCTAAACCAGCTGAAGGACTCTTCATAAAAACCATGAAGAGTAGTAGTCACACTGAGGTAGATCTTCTTctaatacagtacatacacaaacagacacaattATTACTGAATGAGGTCGATGAGACATTGTCCCCGTACATGGAATTAAATACAGTCAGTCttcttcattcatttatttattcaaaatttcagaaaaaaagaaaatacaggaaattctcatacacatacacacaaaatacaccATCCCAGCTAGAGGTGGTGAAAAACTTTGAGGCTTCAGATACAGAGTTTGAAAGAAGACAAGAGTCTAGTGAAGGGTTTTGATTATTTCTTCCCCCAATCAGGTAATGAACATAGAGATTTTGTGAAAGTACTATAATGAAACAATAGTAATAGACCAAATCCCCCTCAGAAGGTGTAGGAATGCAAAtcataaaaacagaagcatGATAATGAGAAACCTCAAACGAATTATTGCAGTTTGAATGTACTGACACCTCCTCCATAAACCTGAGGTTTGCTTGAAGAACATTCTGaagaattaaaatgattttta contains:
- the pgpep1l gene encoding pyroglutamyl-peptidase 1 isoform X1; the encoded protein is MKGDEVVVVTGFGPFRQFLVNPSWKAAQGLGLRGLGEQVVVYVKELPVSYVKTQEIIAEIWKTLNPKFAVHLGIARGSRVVILEQTGKNSRYRDKDVCGFCPESHCCIEGGPEELDSVINMRAASKQLKQAGTEVVYSRDAGRYLCDFAYYCSLYHGQRRAALIHVPSSGSLASADRLIPLLQTIIQTMLNQLKDSS
- the pgpep1l gene encoding pyroglutamyl-peptidase 1-like protein isoform X2, which produces MKGDEVVVVTGFGPFRQFLVNPSWKAAQFAVHLGIARGSRVVILEQTGKNSRYRDKDVCGFCPESHCCIEGGPEELDSVINMRAASKQLKQAGTEVVYSRDAGRYLCDFAYYCSLYHGQRRAALIHVPSSGSLASADRLIPLLQTIIQTMLNQLKDSS